A single region of the Nitrososphaerota archaeon genome encodes:
- a CDS encoding type II toxin-antitoxin system HicB family antitoxin, whose amino-acid sequence MKSAGREAFHVTLKREPGGWFVATCKELPEAISQEADIEEATKNIKEAIAAVLEDI is encoded by the coding sequence GTGAAGTCTGCTGGTAGAGAAGCTTTCCACGTAACGCTTAAGCGTGAGCCGGGTGGTTGGTTCGTAGCCACCTGCAAAGAACTACCCGAAGCAATTTCGCAGGAGGCAGACATAGAAGAAGCGACGAAGAATATTAAGGAGGCTATAGCGGCTGTGCTAGAAGACATATAG